The Acidovorax sp. RAC01 genomic sequence CTGGGCCTGTACCAGGCGAGTGCCGGGGTGCGCGATGTGCGCGTGTCGGTGTCGGCCACCTATGCGATCTCGCCGCGCGCATCGGCCACGGCAGGGCTGTCGTTCAGCCGCCTGCAGGGCGATGCGGCCAACAGCCCCATCGTGCGGGACCGCGCTGGCGTCAACGGCGTGCTGGCCGTCACCTACGCCTTCTGACGGCCACCGGTGGCTGCCGCCACGCGCAGCGCGGCGCAGCCCTTGTGTGTCAGTGCGCCCGGGCGCCTTCGAGCCACTGCCCCACAGCCGCCACTCGCGCCTGGTGAATCAGCGTGCCCACCTGCGGGCCGCTCATGCCGCGGGCTGCGGCATCGGCCGCAATGTCGCGCGTGACCACAGCCTGCACGGCGCCCAGCGCTGCCAGCAGGCGAGGGCGCTGCGGGTAGGCGGCTTCTTCCAACCCCAGCCGGCCGCGCGCATCGCATTCACACGCCAGCAGAATGTCGGCAAAGCGCTCGGGCTTGCGGATGGCATCGCAGCGCTCCAGCAGCCGCACGAGTGCCGCGGCTGAAAGCTCTCCGCTGCGGTGGATGTTGCCGTGCTCGCGCGCCACCACGTCGGCGGTCTCGCGGCAATCCAGCGGTACGCGCAGGCGCTCGGCCACGGCCTTGAGCAGGCGGGCGCTGCGCTCCTCGTGGCCGATGTGGCGCGGCAGCACATGGGCGGGCGTGGTGCCCTTGCCCAGGTCGTGCGCCAGGCAGGCAAAGCGCACCACCAGCGGCGCCTGCAGCCGGGCGGCCATGTCCAGCACCATCATCAGGTGCACGCCGGTGTCCACCTCCGGGTGGTATTCGGCGCGCTGGGGCACGCCCCACAGGCGGTCCACCTCGGGCAGCAGCACCTTCAGGGCCCCACACGCGCGCAGCACCTCGAACATGCGCGAGGGTTTTGCCTCCATCAGCCCCCGGGCCAGTTCCTGCCACACGCGCTCGGCCACCAGGTGGTCAGCTTCGCCATGCTCGACCATCTCGCGCATGAGTCCCATGGTCTCGGGCGCCACCGTGAAGTCGGTAAAGCGCGCGGCAAAGCGGGCCACGCGCAGGATGCGCACCGGGTCTTCGCGGAAGGCATCGGTCACATGGCGCAGAACGCGTGCCTGGAGGTCTGTGGCACCGGAGTGGGGGTCAAAAAGGCCTTTGGCGCTTGAACCAATTGGTCCTTCTGCTATGGAATTAATAGTAAGGTCGCGCCGCGAGAGGTCCTGCTCCAGCGTGACGTCGGGCGAGCTTTGCACCACAAAACCGCGGTAGCCCTTGCCGCTTTTGCGCTCCGTGCGGGCCAGCGCGTACTCCTCGCGCGTGTCGGGGTGCAAAAACACCGGAAAGTCGCGCCCCACCGGCAGGTAGCCCAGCTCCAGCATCTGCTCAGGCGTAGCGCCCACCACCACCCAGTCGTGGTCGTTCACGGGGCGGCCCAGCAGCTTGTCGCGGACAGCGCCGCCCACCATGTAGATTTGCATGGGGCGCAGTGTAGAACCAGCGCGCGGGGCCTTGGAGTGCGCGTGGCCTGCGGGCGCCGCGCGGCAGTTATCCTGTGGCCACCATGGCCCTTCCACCGTCCCTCACGTCCCTGACCATTGCCCAGCCCAACCCTGACGGCAGC encodes the following:
- a CDS encoding multifunctional CCA addition/repair protein yields the protein MQIYMVGGAVRDKLLGRPVNDHDWVVVGATPEQMLELGYLPVGRDFPVFLHPDTREEYALARTERKSGKGYRGFVVQSSPDVTLEQDLSRRDLTINSIAEGPIGSSAKGLFDPHSGATDLQARVLRHVTDAFREDPVRILRVARFAARFTDFTVAPETMGLMREMVEHGEADHLVAERVWQELARGLMEAKPSRMFEVLRACGALKVLLPEVDRLWGVPQRAEYHPEVDTGVHLMMVLDMAARLQAPLVVRFACLAHDLGKGTTPAHVLPRHIGHEERSARLLKAVAERLRVPLDCRETADVVAREHGNIHRSGELSAAALVRLLERCDAIRKPERFADILLACECDARGRLGLEEAAYPQRPRLLAALGAVQAVVTRDIAADAAARGMSGPQVGTLIHQARVAAVGQWLEGARAH